The proteins below are encoded in one region of Apium graveolens cultivar Ventura chromosome 4, ASM990537v1, whole genome shotgun sequence:
- the LOC141720883 gene encoding CSC1-like protein RXW8 isoform X2, whose protein sequence is MQLFSPGIRILSVAAVICIFLVLPVNYFGQPMHHKKIQLESLEVFTIGNVVERSKWMWVHCLALYVISCCACALLYIENKQITKMRLAYISGSPQNLGRFTVLVRAIPWSGKSYSDSVTQFFTNYYSSSYISHQIVYLPGTVRKLVHDAEKMYNILKAPRMSKHCGPSIVKCGLCGVTGKSFRFLSQKSATSEEKNDFDDDFRKMECPAALVFFRTRYAALVAAQTLQSTNPMLWVTEMAPEPEDVFWANLCVPYRLLWVRRLGTLIATLAFLIFFLVPVSIVQGLVHLDKLKHFSFVRKLSEKRNWIFDLVTGYLPSAMLTLFIFCVPPLMMIFSAIEGPVARSLRKKSACLKVLYFLIWNVFFANILSGSVLQRFDSITSIKDIPLQLAKGIPSMAVFFMTYILTSGWTSLALELMQPISLLLHWLDKCLFRGKHVLSCESQTFPYHTELPRVLLFGLLGLTSSITAPLLLPFLLVYFFFAHLVYRNQFMNVYVTKYDTGGMYWPIAHTAIIVSLMLMQVILLGVFGLKKSAVASSFTIPLIICTFLFHLYCRQRFLPVFKRTVARVIMDMDDQDEQSGKFEEYHEQLQSAAYCQFKSISKKSSTLDDCENGTLEVINERLRSSYCSFKSTTLESPLASQQEQSYNGGHERLQDPDDTKPVNQFSPSPNRFVPQSPVNQYSPPNRFLPQSPVNQYRPTPSPNRFVPQSPGPEIKESKPDTH, encoded by the exons ATGCAGCTGTTTTCTCCCGG tatcaggattcTCTCCGTTGCTGCAGTTATTTGCATTTTTCTTGTGCTTCCAGTAAACTACTTTGGACAACCCATGCATCATAAGAAGATACAATTGGAGTCATTAGAAGTCTTCACCATCGGGAATGTTGTAGAAAGATCAAAATG GATGTGGGTTCATTGTCTCGCGCTATACGTCATATCTTGCTGCGCCTGTGCTCTTCTCTACATC GAAAATAAACAAATTACAAAGATGAGGCTTGCATATATTTCTGGATCTCCGCAGAACTTAGGTCGATTTACAGTTCTTGTTCGTGCAATTCCCTGGTCAGGAAAATCGTACAGTGATTCTGTGACCCAATTCTTTACAAATTACTATTCGTCAAGTTATATATCACACCAAATTGTGTATCTCCCTGGTACAGTCCGAAAACTTGTG CATGATGCCGAGAAGATGTACAATATACTCAAGGCCCCTCGCATGAGTAAGCATTGTGGACCGAGTATAGTAAAATGTGGTCTATGTGGAGTAACTGGAAAATCTTTCAGGTTCCTTTCCCAGAAATCAGCGACATCTGAAgagaaaaatgattttgatgATGACTTTAGAAAAATG GAATGTCCAGCTGCTTTGGTGTTTTTTAGAACTCGTTATGCTGCTCTTGTTGCTGCCCAGACTCTACAATCCACAAATCCTATGCTGTGGGTCACAGAAATGGCACCTGAACCAGAAGATGTCTTCTGGGCAAATCTTTGTGTACCGTACAGACTGCTTTGGGTCCGCAGGCTAGGAACTCTTATAGCTACTCTTGCATTCTTGATTTTCTTCCTCGTGCCTGTGTCGATTGTACAAGGTCTAGTTCACCTAGACAAACTCAAGCATTTTTCTTTCGTGAGAAAGTTGAGTGAAAAGAG GAATTGGATCTTTGATTTGGTTACAGGGTACCTACCAAGTGCTATGTTGACGCTATTTATTTTCTGTGTTCCACCACTGATGATGATTTTCTCAGCAATAGAGGGTCCTGTTGCACGCAGTCTTAGAAAAAAGAGTGCTTGCCTCAAAGTTCTGTACTTCTTAATATGGAATGTCTTTTTTGCTAATATTCTATCAGGTTCTGTTTTACAGAGGTTTGATAGTATTACAAGTATAAAAGACATTCCTCTGCAACTTGCCAAGGGAATACCATCAATG GCTGTCTTCTTTATGACGTATATATTAACATCTGGTTGGACAAGTTTGGCACTTGAACTAATGCAGCCAATTTCCTTATTGTTGCACTGGTTGGATAAATGCTTGTTTAGAGGCAAGCATGTTTTATCTTGCGAGTCACAGACTTTTCCATACCACACAGAACTTCCACGGGTGCTTCTATTTGGACTGCTTGGCCTCACTTCTTCCATCACGGCACCTCTACTGTTACCCTTCTTGCTGGTTTACTTTTTTTTTGCTCATCTTGTATATCGTAATCAG tttatgaatgtttatgTCACAAAATATGACACTGGAGGTATGTATTGGCCTATTGCACATACTGCAATAATCGTCTCATTAATGCTGATGCAAGTAATACTTTTGGGAGTGTTTGGACTTAAAAAATCAGCAGTTGCCTCGAGCTTCACCATCCCACTGATCATTTGCACATTCCTATTCCACTTATACTGCAGGCAAAGGTTTCTACCGGTGTTCAAAAGAACTGTTGCCCGG GTTATCATGGATATGGATGATCAGGATGAGCAGTCCGGGAAATTTGAAGAGTATCATGAACAGTTGCAGTCAGCTGCATATTGCCAGTTCAAATCTATATCGAAGAAATCCTCTACCTTGGATGACTGTGAGAATGGAACCTTGGAAGTAATTAATGAGCGTTTACGTTCATCCTACTGCTCCTTTAAATCTACTACCCTGGAATCTCCTTTAGCTTCACAGCAGGAGCAGTCTTACAATGGTGGTCATGAAAGACTTCAAGACCCCGATGATACAAAACCAG TAAACCAATTCAGCCCATCACCAAATAGATTTGTGCCTCAAAGTCCAG TAAACCAATACAGCCCACCAAATAGATTTTTGCCTCAAAGTCCAG TGAACCAATACAGGCCAACACCATCACCAAATAGATTTGTGCCTCAAAGTCCAGGTCCAGAAATTAAAGAATCAAAACCTGATACACATTAA
- the LOC141720883 gene encoding CSC1-like protein RXW8 isoform X1, with amino-acid sequence MNVSGLLTSAGINIAVCTVLSSLYSVLRKQPSNVKVYFGQRLAQVQSKGHGPSFFERFVPSPSWIIKAWQTSEEDLFAVGGLDAAVFSRVVIFSIRILSVAAVICIFLVLPVNYFGQPMHHKKIQLESLEVFTIGNVVERSKWMWVHCLALYVISCCACALLYIENKQITKMRLAYISGSPQNLGRFTVLVRAIPWSGKSYSDSVTQFFTNYYSSSYISHQIVYLPGTVRKLVHDAEKMYNILKAPRMSKHCGPSIVKCGLCGVTGKSFRFLSQKSATSEEKNDFDDDFRKMECPAALVFFRTRYAALVAAQTLQSTNPMLWVTEMAPEPEDVFWANLCVPYRLLWVRRLGTLIATLAFLIFFLVPVSIVQGLVHLDKLKHFSFVRKLSEKRNWIFDLVTGYLPSAMLTLFIFCVPPLMMIFSAIEGPVARSLRKKSACLKVLYFLIWNVFFANILSGSVLQRFDSITSIKDIPLQLAKGIPSMAVFFMTYILTSGWTSLALELMQPISLLLHWLDKCLFRGKHVLSCESQTFPYHTELPRVLLFGLLGLTSSITAPLLLPFLLVYFFFAHLVYRNQFMNVYVTKYDTGGMYWPIAHTAIIVSLMLMQVILLGVFGLKKSAVASSFTIPLIICTFLFHLYCRQRFLPVFKRTVARVIMDMDDQDEQSGKFEEYHEQLQSAAYCQFKSISKKSSTLDDCENGTLEVINERLRSSYCSFKSTTLESPLASQQEQSYNGGHERLQDPDDTKPVNQFSPSPNRFVPQSPVNQYSPPNRFLPQSPVNQYRPTPSPNRFVPQSPGPEIKESKPDTH; translated from the exons ATGAATGTATCCGGGCTGCTGACTTCTGCTGGAATAAATATAGCTGTGTGCACGGTTTTATCTTCGCTGTATTCAGTTTTGAGAAAACAACCAAGCAATGTGAAAGTGTACTTTGGGCAAAGACTTGCTCAGGTACAATCAAAAGGTCATGGCCCTTCGTTCTTTGAAAGATTTGTTCCTTCACCTAGCTGGATAATTAAGGCTTGGCAGACATCTGAAGAGGATTTGTTCGCGGTTGGCGGTTTGGATGCAGCTGTTTTCTCCCGGGTAGTTATTTTCAG tatcaggattcTCTCCGTTGCTGCAGTTATTTGCATTTTTCTTGTGCTTCCAGTAAACTACTTTGGACAACCCATGCATCATAAGAAGATACAATTGGAGTCATTAGAAGTCTTCACCATCGGGAATGTTGTAGAAAGATCAAAATG GATGTGGGTTCATTGTCTCGCGCTATACGTCATATCTTGCTGCGCCTGTGCTCTTCTCTACATC GAAAATAAACAAATTACAAAGATGAGGCTTGCATATATTTCTGGATCTCCGCAGAACTTAGGTCGATTTACAGTTCTTGTTCGTGCAATTCCCTGGTCAGGAAAATCGTACAGTGATTCTGTGACCCAATTCTTTACAAATTACTATTCGTCAAGTTATATATCACACCAAATTGTGTATCTCCCTGGTACAGTCCGAAAACTTGTG CATGATGCCGAGAAGATGTACAATATACTCAAGGCCCCTCGCATGAGTAAGCATTGTGGACCGAGTATAGTAAAATGTGGTCTATGTGGAGTAACTGGAAAATCTTTCAGGTTCCTTTCCCAGAAATCAGCGACATCTGAAgagaaaaatgattttgatgATGACTTTAGAAAAATG GAATGTCCAGCTGCTTTGGTGTTTTTTAGAACTCGTTATGCTGCTCTTGTTGCTGCCCAGACTCTACAATCCACAAATCCTATGCTGTGGGTCACAGAAATGGCACCTGAACCAGAAGATGTCTTCTGGGCAAATCTTTGTGTACCGTACAGACTGCTTTGGGTCCGCAGGCTAGGAACTCTTATAGCTACTCTTGCATTCTTGATTTTCTTCCTCGTGCCTGTGTCGATTGTACAAGGTCTAGTTCACCTAGACAAACTCAAGCATTTTTCTTTCGTGAGAAAGTTGAGTGAAAAGAG GAATTGGATCTTTGATTTGGTTACAGGGTACCTACCAAGTGCTATGTTGACGCTATTTATTTTCTGTGTTCCACCACTGATGATGATTTTCTCAGCAATAGAGGGTCCTGTTGCACGCAGTCTTAGAAAAAAGAGTGCTTGCCTCAAAGTTCTGTACTTCTTAATATGGAATGTCTTTTTTGCTAATATTCTATCAGGTTCTGTTTTACAGAGGTTTGATAGTATTACAAGTATAAAAGACATTCCTCTGCAACTTGCCAAGGGAATACCATCAATG GCTGTCTTCTTTATGACGTATATATTAACATCTGGTTGGACAAGTTTGGCACTTGAACTAATGCAGCCAATTTCCTTATTGTTGCACTGGTTGGATAAATGCTTGTTTAGAGGCAAGCATGTTTTATCTTGCGAGTCACAGACTTTTCCATACCACACAGAACTTCCACGGGTGCTTCTATTTGGACTGCTTGGCCTCACTTCTTCCATCACGGCACCTCTACTGTTACCCTTCTTGCTGGTTTACTTTTTTTTTGCTCATCTTGTATATCGTAATCAG tttatgaatgtttatgTCACAAAATATGACACTGGAGGTATGTATTGGCCTATTGCACATACTGCAATAATCGTCTCATTAATGCTGATGCAAGTAATACTTTTGGGAGTGTTTGGACTTAAAAAATCAGCAGTTGCCTCGAGCTTCACCATCCCACTGATCATTTGCACATTCCTATTCCACTTATACTGCAGGCAAAGGTTTCTACCGGTGTTCAAAAGAACTGTTGCCCGG GTTATCATGGATATGGATGATCAGGATGAGCAGTCCGGGAAATTTGAAGAGTATCATGAACAGTTGCAGTCAGCTGCATATTGCCAGTTCAAATCTATATCGAAGAAATCCTCTACCTTGGATGACTGTGAGAATGGAACCTTGGAAGTAATTAATGAGCGTTTACGTTCATCCTACTGCTCCTTTAAATCTACTACCCTGGAATCTCCTTTAGCTTCACAGCAGGAGCAGTCTTACAATGGTGGTCATGAAAGACTTCAAGACCCCGATGATACAAAACCAG TAAACCAATTCAGCCCATCACCAAATAGATTTGTGCCTCAAAGTCCAG TAAACCAATACAGCCCACCAAATAGATTTTTGCCTCAAAGTCCAG TGAACCAATACAGGCCAACACCATCACCAAATAGATTTGTGCCTCAAAGTCCAGGTCCAGAAATTAAAGAATCAAAACCTGATACACATTAA
- the LOC141720883 gene encoding CSC1-like protein RXW8 isoform X3 — protein sequence MNVSGLLTSAGINIAVCTVLSSLYSVLRKQPSNVKVYFGQRLAQVQSKGHGPSFFERFVPSPSWIIKAWQTSEEDLFAVGGLDAAVFSRVVIFSIRILSVAAVICIFLVLPVNYFGQPMHHKKIQLESLEVFTIGNVVERSKWMWVHCLALYVISCCACALLYIENKQITKMRLAYISGSPQNLGRFTVLVRAIPWSGKSYSDSVTQFFTNYYSSSYISHQIVYLPGTVRKLVHDAEKMYNILKAPRMSKHCGPSIVKCGLCGVTGKSFRFLSQKSATSEEKNDFDDDFRKMECPAALVFFRTRYAALVAAQTLQSTNPMLWVTEMAPEPEDVFWANLCVPYRLLWVRRLGTLIATLAFLIFFLVPVSIVQGLVHLDKLKHFSFVRKLSEKRNWIFDLVTGYLPSAMLTLFIFCVPPLMMIFSAIEGPVARSLRKKSACLKVLYFLIWNVFFANILSGSVLQRFDSITSIKDIPLQLAKGIPSMAVFFMTYILTSGWTSLALELMQPISLLLHWLDKCLFRGKHVLSCESQTFPYHTELPRVLLFGLLGLTSSITAPLLLPFLLVYFFFAHLVYRNQFMNVYVTKYDTGGKGFYRCSKELLPGLSWIWMIRMSSPGNLKSIMNSCSQLHIASSNLYRRNPLPWMTVRMEPWK from the exons ATGAATGTATCCGGGCTGCTGACTTCTGCTGGAATAAATATAGCTGTGTGCACGGTTTTATCTTCGCTGTATTCAGTTTTGAGAAAACAACCAAGCAATGTGAAAGTGTACTTTGGGCAAAGACTTGCTCAGGTACAATCAAAAGGTCATGGCCCTTCGTTCTTTGAAAGATTTGTTCCTTCACCTAGCTGGATAATTAAGGCTTGGCAGACATCTGAAGAGGATTTGTTCGCGGTTGGCGGTTTGGATGCAGCTGTTTTCTCCCGGGTAGTTATTTTCAG tatcaggattcTCTCCGTTGCTGCAGTTATTTGCATTTTTCTTGTGCTTCCAGTAAACTACTTTGGACAACCCATGCATCATAAGAAGATACAATTGGAGTCATTAGAAGTCTTCACCATCGGGAATGTTGTAGAAAGATCAAAATG GATGTGGGTTCATTGTCTCGCGCTATACGTCATATCTTGCTGCGCCTGTGCTCTTCTCTACATC GAAAATAAACAAATTACAAAGATGAGGCTTGCATATATTTCTGGATCTCCGCAGAACTTAGGTCGATTTACAGTTCTTGTTCGTGCAATTCCCTGGTCAGGAAAATCGTACAGTGATTCTGTGACCCAATTCTTTACAAATTACTATTCGTCAAGTTATATATCACACCAAATTGTGTATCTCCCTGGTACAGTCCGAAAACTTGTG CATGATGCCGAGAAGATGTACAATATACTCAAGGCCCCTCGCATGAGTAAGCATTGTGGACCGAGTATAGTAAAATGTGGTCTATGTGGAGTAACTGGAAAATCTTTCAGGTTCCTTTCCCAGAAATCAGCGACATCTGAAgagaaaaatgattttgatgATGACTTTAGAAAAATG GAATGTCCAGCTGCTTTGGTGTTTTTTAGAACTCGTTATGCTGCTCTTGTTGCTGCCCAGACTCTACAATCCACAAATCCTATGCTGTGGGTCACAGAAATGGCACCTGAACCAGAAGATGTCTTCTGGGCAAATCTTTGTGTACCGTACAGACTGCTTTGGGTCCGCAGGCTAGGAACTCTTATAGCTACTCTTGCATTCTTGATTTTCTTCCTCGTGCCTGTGTCGATTGTACAAGGTCTAGTTCACCTAGACAAACTCAAGCATTTTTCTTTCGTGAGAAAGTTGAGTGAAAAGAG GAATTGGATCTTTGATTTGGTTACAGGGTACCTACCAAGTGCTATGTTGACGCTATTTATTTTCTGTGTTCCACCACTGATGATGATTTTCTCAGCAATAGAGGGTCCTGTTGCACGCAGTCTTAGAAAAAAGAGTGCTTGCCTCAAAGTTCTGTACTTCTTAATATGGAATGTCTTTTTTGCTAATATTCTATCAGGTTCTGTTTTACAGAGGTTTGATAGTATTACAAGTATAAAAGACATTCCTCTGCAACTTGCCAAGGGAATACCATCAATG GCTGTCTTCTTTATGACGTATATATTAACATCTGGTTGGACAAGTTTGGCACTTGAACTAATGCAGCCAATTTCCTTATTGTTGCACTGGTTGGATAAATGCTTGTTTAGAGGCAAGCATGTTTTATCTTGCGAGTCACAGACTTTTCCATACCACACAGAACTTCCACGGGTGCTTCTATTTGGACTGCTTGGCCTCACTTCTTCCATCACGGCACCTCTACTGTTACCCTTCTTGCTGGTTTACTTTTTTTTTGCTCATCTTGTATATCGTAATCAG tttatgaatgtttatgTCACAAAATATGACACTGGAG GCAAAGGTTTCTACCGGTGTTCAAAAGAACTGTTGCCCGG GTTATCATGGATATGGATGATCAGGATGAGCAGTCCGGGAAATTTGAAGAGTATCATGAACAGTTGCAGTCAGCTGCATATTGCCAGTTCAAATCTATATCGAAGAAATCCTCTACCTTGGATGACTGTGAGAATGGAACCTTGGAAGTAA